Proteins encoded together in one Staphylococcus aureus window:
- a CDS encoding tandem-type lipoprotein, with protein sequence MMKRLNKLVLGIIFLFLVISITAGCGIGKEAEVKKSFEKTLSMYPIKNLEDLYDKEGYRDDQFDKNDKGTWIINSEMVIQPNNEDMVAKGMVLYMNRNTKTTNGYYYVDVTKDEDEGKPHDNEKRYPVKMVDNKIIPTKEIKDEKIKKEIENFKFFAQYSNFKDLMNYKDGDISYNPEVPSYSAQYQLTNDDYNVKQLRKRYDIPTNKAPKLLLKGTGNLKGSSVGYKKIEFTFLENKNENIYFTDSLHLEPSEDK encoded by the coding sequence ATGATGAAACGATTAAACAAATTAGTGTTAGGCATTATTTTTCTGTTTTTAGTCATTAGTATCACTGCTGGTTGTGGCATAGGTAAAGAAGCGGAAGTTAAGAAAAGCTTTGAAAAAACATTGAGTATGTACCCTATTAAAAATCTAGAGGATTTATACGATAAGGAAGGCTATCGTGATGATCAGTTTGATAAAAATGATAAAGGTACATGGATTATAAATTCTGAAATGGTTATTCAACCTAATAATGAAGATATGGTAGCTAAAGGCATGGTTCTATATATGAATAGAAATACCAAAACAACAAATGGTTACTACTATGTCGATGTGACTAAGGACGAGGATGAAGGAAAACCGCACGACAATGAAAAAAGATATCCGGTTAAAATGGTCGATAATAAAATCATTCCAACAAAAGAAATTAAAGATGAAAAAATAAAAAAAGAAATCGAAAACTTTAAGTTTTTTGCGCAATATAGCAATTTTAAAGATTTAATGAATTATAAAGATGGAGATATATCATATAATCCAGAGGTGCCGAGTTATTCAGCTCAATATCAATTAACTAATGATGATTATAATGTAAAACAATTACGTAAAAGATATGACATACCAACAAATAAAGCGCCGAAGCTGTTGTTGAAAGGTACAGGGAATTTAAAAGGTTCATCAGTTGGATATAAAAAAATTGAATTTACTTTTTTAGAGAATAAAAATGAAAATATTTACTTTACTGATAGTCTACATCTTGAACCGAGCGAGGATAAATAA
- a CDS encoding oleate hydratase encodes MYYSYGNYEAFARPKKPENVENKSAYLIGSGLASLAAACFLIRDGQMEGSKIHILEELPKAGGSLDGENMPLKGYVVRGGREMENHFECLWDLFRSIPSLEIDNASVLDEFYWLNKEDPNYSRCRVIEKQGQRLVTDGDFTLTKTAIKEILDLCLTNEEDLDDVKITDVFSDDFFNSNFWIYWKTMFAFEPWHSAMEMRRYLMRFVHHISGLADFSALKFTKYNQYESLVLPMVEYLKSHGVQFEYDVKVEDIKIDVTTSQKIAREILIDRNGNAESIKLTINDLVFVTNGSITESSTYGDNDTPAPPTDELGGSWTLWKNLARQSPEFGNPDKFCQNIPKKSWFVSATSTTNNKEIIDTIESICKRDPLAGKTVTGGIITINDSAWQMSFTINRQQQFKDQPENEISTWIYALYSDVNGDYIKKPITECSGNEICQEWLYHLGVSTDKIEDLAKHASNTIPVYMPYITSYFMTRAIGDRPLVVPHQSQNLAFIGNFAETERDTVFTTEYSVRTAMEAVYQLLNIDRGIPEVINSPFDLRVLMDAIYELNDHQDLREITKDSKMQKLALAGFLKKIKGTYIESLLKEHKLL; translated from the coding sequence ATGTATTACAGTTATGGAAATTATGAAGCATTTGCGCGCCCTAAAAAACCTGAAAATGTAGAAAACAAATCCGCTTACTTAATCGGATCTGGTCTAGCTTCACTTGCTGCAGCTTGTTTTTTAATAAGGGATGGTCAAATGGAAGGTTCGAAGATTCATATTTTAGAAGAGTTACCTAAAGCAGGTGGTAGTCTTGATGGTGAAAATATGCCTTTAAAAGGCTATGTTGTCCGCGGTGGTCGTGAAATGGAGAACCACTTTGAATGTTTGTGGGACTTATTCAGATCTATCCCTTCATTAGAAATCGATAACGCGTCTGTATTAGATGAGTTCTATTGGCTAAACAAAGAAGACCCTAACTATTCTCGCTGTCGTGTTATTGAGAAACAGGGTCAACGTTTAGTCACAGACGGAGACTTCACTTTGACTAAAACGGCGATTAAAGAAATTTTAGATTTATGCTTAACGAATGAAGAAGATTTAGATGATGTCAAAATAACAGATGTATTTTCCGATGACTTCTTTAATTCAAACTTTTGGATTTACTGGAAAACGATGTTTGCATTTGAACCGTGGCATTCTGCAATGGAAATGCGTCGCTATCTAATGCGATTCGTTCATCATATTAGTGGTCTCGCAGACTTTTCAGCTTTAAAATTCACTAAATATAATCAATATGAATCTTTAGTATTACCTATGGTTGAATATTTAAAATCGCATGGGGTTCAATTTGAATACGATGTAAAAGTCGAAGATATTAAAATAGATGTTACGACAAGTCAAAAAATTGCCCGAGAAATATTAATTGACCGTAATGGTAATGCAGAATCTATTAAACTGACTATAAACGATCTTGTCTTTGTGACAAACGGTAGTATTACAGAAAGCTCTACTTATGGTGATAATGATACACCAGCGCCACCAACTGACGAATTAGGTGGTAGTTGGACACTATGGAAAAATTTAGCGCGACAAAGTCCTGAATTTGGTAATCCTGATAAGTTTTGCCAAAATATTCCTAAAAAAAGTTGGTTTGTTTCAGCAACTTCTACAACAAACAATAAAGAGATTATCGATACAATAGAAAGTATTTGTAAACGTGACCCACTTGCAGGCAAAACAGTTACAGGCGGTATTATTACAATCAATGATTCTGCATGGCAAATGAGTTTTACAATCAATCGTCAGCAACAGTTTAAAGACCAACCTGAAAATGAAATATCTACATGGATTTATGCCTTATATTCAGATGTAAACGGCGATTATATTAAAAAGCCAATTACAGAATGTAGTGGTAATGAAATATGCCAAGAATGGCTGTATCACTTAGGTGTATCAACTGACAAAATTGAAGACTTAGCAAAACATGCATCTAATACGATTCCTGTTTATATGCCATATATCACATCTTATTTCATGACGCGTGCTATCGGCGACAGACCTTTAGTCGTCCCGCATCAATCTCAGAACTTAGCATTTATTGGTAACTTTGCAGAAACAGAGCGAGACACTGTATTTACAACAGAATATTCGGTTCGTACTGCCATGGAAGCTGTTTATCAATTACTAAATATAGATCGTGGTATTCCAGAAGTCATCAATAGTCCATTTGATCTTCGCGTCTTAATGGATGCCATATACGAACTGAATGACCACCAAGATTTGCGTGAGATTACTAAAGATTCGAAAATGCAAAAACTCGCATTAGCAGGATTCCTTAAAAAGATAAAAGGTACGTACATTGAGTCATTATTAAAAGAACACAAATTGTTATAA
- a CDS encoding M20 family metallopeptidase, whose amino-acid sequence MNQQLIETLKSKEGKMIEIRRYLHQHPELSFHEDETAKYIAEFYKGKDVEVETNVGPRGIKVTIDSGKPGKTLAIRADFDALPITEDTGLSFASQNKGVMHACGHDAHTAYMLVLAETLAEMKDSFTGKVVVIHQPAEEVPPGGAKTMIENGVLDGVDHVLGVHVMSTMKTGKVYYRPGYVQTGRAFFKLKVQGKGGHGSSPHMANDAIVAGSYFVTALQTVVSRRLSPFETGVVTIGSFDGKGQFNVIKDVVEIEGDVRGLTDATKATIEKEIKRLSKGLEDMYGVTCTLEYNDDYPALYNDPEFTEYVAKTLKEANLDFGVEMCEPQPPSEDFAYYAKERPSAFIYTGAAVENGEIYPHHHPKFNISEKSLLISAEAVGTVVLDYLKGDN is encoded by the coding sequence ATGAATCAACAATTAATTGAAACTTTAAAATCTAAAGAAGGCAAAATGATTGAGATCAGACGTTATTTACATCAGCATCCAGAATTATCTTTTCATGAAGATGAAACGGCGAAATACATCGCTGAATTTTACAAAGGTAAAGATGTGGAAGTAGAAACGAATGTCGGACCACGTGGAATTAAAGTAACGATTGATTCAGGGAAACCTGGTAAAACATTAGCAATCCGTGCAGACTTTGACGCATTACCCATTACTGAAGATACAGGATTATCTTTTGCATCACAAAATAAAGGTGTTATGCACGCATGTGGTCACGATGCACATACAGCATACATGCTTGTATTAGCAGAGACGCTTGCTGAAATGAAAGATAGTTTTACAGGAAAAGTCGTTGTGATACATCAACCAGCTGAAGAAGTACCACCAGGTGGTGCTAAAACAATGATTGAAAATGGTGTATTAGACGGTGTTGATCATGTATTAGGTGTACACGTCATGAGCACAATGAAAACAGGTAAAGTGTATTACAGACCTGGTTATGTTCAAACAGGACGCGCATTCTTCAAATTGAAAGTTCAAGGTAAAGGTGGTCATGGTTCATCACCACATATGGCCAATGATGCCATTGTTGCAGGTAGCTACTTCGTCACAGCGTTACAAACAGTTGTATCTAGACGACTAAGTCCATTTGAAACCGGTGTTGTCACAATCGGTTCATTTGACGGTAAAGGTCAATTCAATGTCATTAAAGATGTTGTTGAAATTGAAGGTGATGTACGTGGATTAACAGATGCTACAAAAGCAACAATTGAAAAAGAAATTAAACGTTTATCAAAAGGATTAGAGGATATGTATGGTGTAACTTGCACCTTAGAATATAACGATGATTATCCAGCATTATATAATGATCCAGAGTTTACTGAGTACGTGGCTAAGACGTTGAAAGAAGCAAACCTTGATTTTGGTGTTGAAATGTGTGAACCACAACCACCTTCAGAAGACTTTGCATATTATGCTAAAGAACGCCCAAGTGCCTTTATTTATACAGGTGCAGCGGTGGAAAATGGTGAAATTTACCCACATCATCATCCTAAATTTAACATTTCAGAAAAATCATTACTTATTTCTGCAGAAGCAGTAGGGACAGTTGTTTTAGATTACCTTAAAGGAGATAACTAA
- the norC gene encoding multidrug efflux MFS transporter NorC codes for MNETYRGGNKLILGIVLGVITFWLFAQSLVNVVPNLQQSFGTDMGTISIAVSLTALFSGMFVVGAGGLADKIGRVKMTNIGLLLSIIGSALIIITNLPALLILGRVIQGVSAACIMPSTLAIMKTYYQGAERQRALSYWSIGSWGGSGICSLFGGAVATTMGWRWIFIFSIIVAVLSMLLIKGTPETKSEITNTHKFDVAGLIVLVVMLLSLNVVITKGAALGYTSLWFFGLIAIVIVAFFIFLNVEKKVDNPLIDFKLFENKPYTGATISNFLLNGFAGTLIVANTFVQQGLGYTALQAGYLSITYLIMVLLMIRVGEKLLQKMGSKRPMLLGTFIVVIGIALISLVFLPGIFYVISCVVGYLCFGLGLGIYATPSTDTAISNAPLDKVGVASGIYKMASSLGGAFGVAISGAVYAGAVAATSIHTGAMIALWVNVLMGIMAFIAILFAIPNDDKRVKDAK; via the coding sequence ATGAATGAAACGTATCGCGGGGGCAACAAGTTAATCTTAGGTATTGTATTAGGTGTTATTACATTTTGGTTGTTTGCACAATCACTTGTAAATGTTGTACCGAATTTACAACAAAGTTTTGGTACAGACATGGGGACAATTAGTATTGCGGTCAGTCTAACTGCACTATTTTCAGGCATGTTTGTTGTTGGAGCAGGTGGTCTGGCAGATAAAATTGGGCGCGTGAAAATGACGAATATCGGTTTATTATTAAGTATTATTGGTTCAGCATTAATTATTATTACGAATTTACCGGCATTATTAATTTTAGGTCGTGTTATACAAGGTGTATCAGCAGCGTGTATTATGCCTTCTACATTGGCCATTATGAAAACTTATTATCAGGGTGCTGAACGTCAGCGTGCCTTAAGTTATTGGTCTATCGGTTCTTGGGGTGGCAGTGGTATCTGTTCACTCTTCGGTGGTGCAGTTGCGACAACTATGGGTTGGAGATGGATTTTCATCTTCTCAATTATCGTTGCCGTACTTTCAATGTTACTCATCAAAGGGACGCCTGAAACGAAATCAGAAATTACCAATACACATAAATTTGACGTTGCAGGGCTAATTGTTCTAGTAGTTATGTTGCTAAGTTTAAACGTTGTCATTACTAAAGGTGCAGCACTTGGTTACACATCATTATGGTTCTTTGGTTTGATTGCAATCGTAATTGTAGCATTCTTTATTTTCTTAAATGTTGAGAAAAAAGTAGATAATCCACTTATTGATTTTAAATTATTTGAAAATAAACCATATACAGGTGCAACGATTTCGAACTTCTTATTAAACGGTTTTGCAGGTACATTAATTGTAGCGAATACATTCGTGCAACAAGGTTTAGGTTATACAGCATTGCAGGCAGGATACTTATCAATTACTTATTTAATCATGGTGTTATTGATGATTCGAGTTGGTGAAAAATTATTACAAAAAATGGGTTCTAAGCGACCAATGTTATTAGGTACATTCATTGTGGTCATTGGTATTGCACTTATTTCATTAGTATTCTTACCAGGCATATTTTATGTTATCAGTTGTGTCGTAGGATATTTATGTTTCGGACTAGGCTTAGGTATTTATGCAACACCTTCTACAGATACAGCTATTTCGAATGCACCGTTAGATAAAGTTGGCGTTGCTTCAGGTATTTATAAAATGGCTTCATCACTTGGTGGCGCATTCGGTGTCGCAATTAGTGGTGCTGTATATGCTGGTGCAGTTGCTGCAACGAGCATTCATACAGGTGCGATGATTGCACTTTGGGTTAACGTATTAATGGGAATCATGGCATTTATCGCAATTTTATTCGCGATTCCTAATGATGATAAACGTGTCAAAGATGCGAAATAA
- a CDS encoding tandem-type lipoprotein has translation MMKRLNKLVLGIIFLFLVISITAGCGIGKEAKIKKSFEKTLSMYPIKNLEDLYDKEGYRDDEFDKNDKGTWIIGSEMATQNKGEALKVKGMVLYMNRNTKTTKGYYYVNAIKNDKDGRPQENEKRYPVKMVDNKIIPTKEIKDKNIKKEIENFKFFVQYGNFKDLSKYKDGDISYNPEVPSYSAKYQLTNDDYNVKQLRKRYDIPTNKAPKLLLKGTGNLKGSSVGYKDIEFTFVEKKEENIYFSDGLIFKPSEDK, from the coding sequence ATGATGAAACGATTAAACAAATTAGTGTTAGGCATTATTTTTCTGTTTTTAGTCATTAGTATCACTGCTGGTTGTGGCATAGGTAAAGAAGCGAAAATAAAGAAAAGTTTTGAGAAGACATTGAGTATGTATCCGATTAAAAATCTAGAGGATTTATACGATAAAGAAGGTTATCGTGATGACGAATTTGATAAAAATGATAAAGGTACATGGATTATTGGTTCTGAAATGGCAACTCAAAATAAGGGGGAAGCTCTGAAAGTTAAAGGTATGGTCTTGTATATGAATAGAAATACCAAAACAACAAAAGGATATTATTATGTAAATGCAATAAAGAATGATAAAGACGGAAGACCCCAAGAGAATGAAAAAAGGTACCCAGTTAAAATGGTCGATAATAAAATCATTCCAACAAAAGAAATTAAAGATAAAAACATAAAAAAAGAAATCGAAAACTTTAAGTTCTTTGTTCAATATGGAAACTTTAAAGATTTGTCGAAGTATAAAGACGGAGATATTTCATATAATCCAGAGGTGCCGAGTTATTCGGCTAAATATCAATTAACTAATGATGATTACAATGTAAAGCAATTACGTAAAAGATATGACATACCAACAAATAAAGCACCGAAGTTGTTGTTGAAGGGTACAGGGAATTTAAAAGGTTCATCAGTTGGATATAAAGACATTGAATTTACGTTTGTAGAGAAAAAAGAAGAGAACATTTACTTTAGTGATGGGTTAATTTTTAAACCAAGTGAGGATAAATAA
- the aryK gene encoding transcriptional regulator AryK yields the protein MQRDYLIRVETESMSDFKRLNSLMIGFVIKGEAHIYDENNMTQCNSGDIFIINHRDLYRFQLQQDGIICYIQFQMKYLADKFDDVHCLYFHLTDATTTKNIHQLRNIMARLVSTHIRHNELSKLTEQQLVIQLLMHMIHYVPRTYHSNQSILNDDKVNQVCDYIELHFHEDLSLSELSEYVGWSESHLSKKFTESLGVGFHHFLNTTRIEHAKLDLTYTDETITDIALQNGFSSAASFARTFKHFTHQTPKQYRGDRPAITENQQSAQHDYHDRELILLLNDYIEEMNHFIEDIEKMNYKEIAFQPTNHQLNQFNHIIQVGYLRNLLNTQYQSQLLTCHHDFQVNEVLAYDVIPYIMKKLNAPFTYDAEISNIFYDIDLCLDFLLDHNFSLTMHLDQYDSRDYIDAFKIFIHHVALHVSHRKDLKFNLYVTTLHTSLIEMIDYFKALFPNGGLYIHLDQATERHLPLLKRLEPHIDHFVFDANSNDAVDFNKMNDDEFKTASQMIINKTNYLIDLMHRHRLKRPLILLNWNTLTGDTFITNGEYFRGGIIIEQLLKLSSKVEGIGYWLNYDLHVSHCKNERDYMNSIELFHQYNGKRPVYFTALLFNKLTSNILYSDDTCIVTGTDSNFQILLYDAKHFNPYLALDNQMNMRATEMIHLNINALEEGMYKIKHFTLDKENGALFNLWRKHHTIHGMDKDSIDYVNRMSFPKLEVYDIDITDTLALNIKMITNGIHLIEVKRYPSS from the coding sequence ATGCAACGTGATTATTTAATTCGAGTAGAAACTGAGAGTATGTCAGATTTCAAAAGGCTCAATAGTTTAATGATTGGTTTTGTTATTAAAGGTGAGGCACACATTTATGATGAAAATAATATGACGCAATGCAACAGTGGCGACATTTTCATCATTAACCACCGCGACTTGTATCGATTTCAACTTCAACAAGATGGCATCATATGTTATATCCAATTCCAAATGAAATATTTAGCAGACAAGTTTGATGATGTGCATTGTCTATATTTTCACTTAACAGATGCGACCACAACAAAGAATATACATCAACTGAGAAATATAATGGCAAGACTGGTTTCAACACATATCCGACATAATGAGTTGTCTAAATTGACTGAGCAACAACTTGTGATTCAGTTGCTTATGCATATGATTCATTATGTCCCGCGTACATATCATTCGAACCAAAGTATCTTAAATGATGATAAAGTGAATCAAGTATGCGACTATATCGAGTTACATTTTCATGAAGATTTAAGCCTTTCAGAATTAAGCGAATACGTTGGGTGGTCAGAGAGCCATCTGTCTAAAAAGTTTACAGAATCGCTAGGTGTAGGATTCCATCATTTCTTAAATACGACGCGAATTGAGCATGCGAAACTCGATTTGACATACACAGATGAAACCATTACTGATATTGCATTGCAAAATGGCTTTTCAAGTGCAGCGAGCTTTGCGAGAACATTTAAACACTTTACGCATCAAACACCTAAACAATATCGAGGTGATCGTCCAGCAATCACTGAAAACCAGCAATCGGCACAACATGATTATCACGACCGTGAATTGATATTACTTTTAAATGACTACATTGAAGAAATGAATCATTTTATTGAAGATATTGAAAAGATGAACTATAAAGAGATTGCCTTTCAACCAACCAATCACCAACTAAATCAATTTAATCATATTATTCAAGTGGGCTATTTGAGGAATTTGCTCAATACACAGTATCAATCACAGTTGCTTACATGTCATCATGATTTTCAAGTCAATGAAGTATTAGCATATGATGTGATTCCATATATCATGAAAAAGCTCAATGCGCCATTCACGTATGATGCAGAAATTTCGAATATATTTTATGATATTGATTTGTGTTTAGACTTTTTATTAGATCATAACTTTAGTTTGACCATGCATTTGGATCAGTATGACTCACGTGATTATATCGATGCATTTAAAATTTTTATCCATCACGTTGCCCTGCATGTCAGTCATAGAAAAGATTTGAAGTTCAACTTGTATGTGACGACATTGCACACGTCTTTGATTGAAATGATTGATTATTTTAAAGCATTATTCCCTAATGGTGGCTTGTACATTCACTTAGATCAAGCTACGGAAAGACATCTACCATTATTGAAACGACTTGAGCCACACATCGACCATTTTGTATTTGATGCCAATTCAAATGACGCTGTTGATTTTAATAAAATGAATGATGATGAATTTAAAACCGCGAGTCAAATGATTATTAATAAAACGAATTACCTTATCGACTTAATGCATCGTCATCGCCTAAAGCGTCCACTCATTTTACTCAATTGGAATACATTGACGGGTGATACATTTATTACAAACGGCGAATATTTTAGAGGTGGTATCATCATTGAGCAATTATTAAAATTAAGTTCTAAAGTAGAGGGTATCGGGTATTGGTTGAATTATGATTTGCACGTCAGTCATTGTAAAAATGAACGGGATTATATGAATTCTATTGAACTATTTCATCAATATAATGGAAAACGTCCGGTCTATTTCACGGCATTGCTATTTAATAAATTAACAAGCAATATTTTGTATTCTGATGATACATGTATTGTCACGGGGACTGATTCAAATTTTCAAATATTGTTATATGATGCAAAGCATTTTAATCCGTACTTAGCGTTGGACAATCAAATGAATATGCGTGCGACGGAAATGATTCATTTGAACATTAATGCCCTGGAAGAAGGTATGTATAAGATTAAACATTTTACCTTAGATAAAGAAAATGGTGCGTTATTTAATCTTTGGCGCAAACATCATACGATACATGGCATGGACAAGGACTCTATAGATTACGTTAATCGAATGAGTTTTCCGAAATTAGAAGTATATGATATAGATATCACGGACACACTGGCATTAAACATTAAAATGATTACGAATGGGATTCACTTAATTGAAGTAAAACGTTACCCAAGTTCATAA
- a CDS encoding Na/Pi cotransporter family protein, which translates to MSVTEVIFSFLGGLGIFLYGLKIMGDGLQASAGDRLRDILNKFTSNPVLGVIAGIVVTILIQSSSGTTVITIGLVTAGFMTLKQAIGVIMGANIGTTVTAFIIGIDLGEYAMPILALGAFLIFFFKRSKINNIGRILFGFGSLFFGLEFMGDAVKPLASLDGFKQLMLDMSTNPILAVIVGAGLTALVQSSSATIGILQEFYQQDLISLNAAIPVLLGDNIGTTITAILASLAGSIAAKRAALVHVIFNLIGVIIFTIFLPVVIHLISLLQDLWHLKPAMTIAVSHGIFNITNTLIQLPFVAGLAWIVTKLVPGKDIADDYKPQHLNKDLVYHAPGVALQETQKELQNVGQIVLSMFEDIREITKDDKKLIKKLEQKHQAVETINDSIRNYLVRISTKAITKADVERLAVMFDVNRSILKVAELTEEYVAQLKRQHDEDIRITEDAQRGMDKLFNHVAESFDKAIDMLDVYDKTKKDEIVERSRESFNIEHKLRKGHIKRLNRGECTTKGGLLYIDMIGVLERIGYHSRNVSEALVGLNDDVPTDEEIATTEI; encoded by the coding sequence ATGTCGGTTACAGAAGTCATTTTCTCCTTTTTAGGTGGTTTAGGTATTTTCCTTTACGGCTTAAAAATCATGGGAGACGGGCTTCAAGCATCAGCAGGAGACAGGCTACGAGATATTTTAAACAAATTTACATCAAATCCAGTATTAGGTGTTATTGCAGGTATCGTTGTAACTATTTTAATACAAAGTAGTTCAGGTACGACAGTTATCACAATCGGACTGGTAACAGCTGGATTTATGACATTGAAACAAGCCATTGGAGTGATAATGGGTGCTAATATCGGAACAACGGTAACTGCATTTATTATCGGTATAGATTTAGGCGAATATGCAATGCCAATTTTAGCATTAGGTGCATTCTTAATCTTTTTCTTTAAACGCTCTAAAATCAATAACATTGGCCGCATACTATTCGGTTTCGGTTCACTATTCTTCGGTCTAGAATTTATGGGTGATGCCGTTAAACCTTTAGCATCATTAGATGGATTTAAGCAATTAATGCTTGATATGTCTACAAATCCAATACTCGCTGTCATTGTCGGCGCAGGGTTAACAGCACTAGTTCAAAGTTCAAGTGCGACGATTGGTATTTTACAAGAATTTTATCAACAAGATTTAATTAGCTTAAACGCAGCAATCCCTGTGTTACTAGGCGATAACATTGGTACCACGATTACAGCTATCTTAGCTAGTTTAGCCGGCTCAATCGCTGCAAAACGTGCGGCGCTTGTACACGTCATCTTTAACTTAATCGGGGTAATTATCTTCACAATTTTCTTGCCAGTTGTGATTCATTTGATTAGTTTGTTACAAGATTTATGGCACTTAAAACCAGCGATGACGATTGCAGTATCACATGGTATCTTCAACATAACAAATACTTTGATTCAATTACCATTTGTAGCAGGTTTAGCATGGATTGTTACAAAGCTTGTCCCAGGTAAAGATATTGCTGATGACTATAAACCTCAGCACTTAAACAAAGATCTTGTTTATCACGCACCTGGTGTTGCATTACAAGAAACTCAAAAAGAATTACAAAATGTGGGTCAGATTGTCTTATCAATGTTTGAAGACATTCGCGAAATTACAAAAGACGATAAAAAATTGATCAAAAAGCTTGAACAAAAGCATCAAGCTGTTGAAACAATCAATGATAGCATTCGAAATTATTTAGTTAGAATTTCTACAAAAGCCATTACGAAGGCAGACGTTGAGCGTTTAGCAGTTATGTTTGATGTCAATCGCTCTATTTTAAAAGTAGCAGAGCTAACAGAAGAGTATGTCGCTCAATTAAAACGCCAACATGATGAAGATATTCGCATTACAGAAGATGCACAACGCGGTATGGATAAATTATTCAACCATGTTGCTGAGTCATTTGATAAAGCCATCGACATGTTAGATGTTTATGACAAAACGAAAAAAGATGAAATTGTAGAACGTAGTAGAGAATCATTTAATATTGAACATAAACTACGCAAAGGTCATATTAAACGCCTTAATCGTGGTGAATGTACAACAAAAGGCGGATTACTATATATCGATATGATTGGTGTTCTTGAACGTATCGGTTATCATTCACGAAATGTTTCTGAAGCACTTGTTGGCCTTAACGATGATGTACCTACAGATGAAGAAATTGCAACAACTGAAATTTAA
- a CDS encoding tandem-type lipoprotein, producing MMKRLNKLVLYISFLILVISFTAGCGIGKEAEVKKSFEKTLSMYPIKNLEDLYDKEGYRDDEFDKNDKGTWIIGSEMVVQPKGERMKSKGMVLYMNRNTKTTTGKYIVSETLHDEDGRPKSKDKEYPVKMVDNKIIPTKGIKDENIKKEIENFKFFAQYGSFKDLSKYKDGDISYNPEVPSYSAKYQLTNDDYNVKQLRKRYKIPTNKAPKLLLKGSGDLKGSSVGYKDIEFTFVEKKGENTFFTDSLHLEPSEDK from the coding sequence ATTATGAAACGATTAAACAAATTGGTATTGTATATTAGTTTTTTGATATTAGTCATTAGTTTCACTGCTGGTTGTGGCATAGGTAAAGAAGCGGAAGTTAAGAAAAGCTTTGAAAAAACATTGAGTATGTATCCGATTAAAAATCTAGAGGATTTATACGATAAAGAAGGTTATCGTGATGACGAATTTGATAAAAATGATAAAGGTACATGGATTATTGGTTCTGAAATGGTTGTTCAACCTAAAGGGGAACGTATGAAATCAAAAGGTATGGTTCTATATATGAATAGAAACACTAAGACTACAACCGGGAAGTATATAGTGAGTGAAACACTTCATGATGAAGATGGTAGACCTAAGAGTAAAGATAAAGAATATCCCGTTAAAATGGTAGACAATAAAATCATTCCAACTAAAGGTATCAAAGACGAAAATATAAAAAAAGAAATCGAGAATTTTAAGTTCTTCGCGCAATATGGCAGCTTTAAAGATTTGTCGAAGTACAAAGACGGCGATATATCATATAATCCAGAGGTACCGAGTTATTCAGCAAAATATCAATTAACTAATGATGACTATAATGTAAAACAATTACGAAAAAGATATAAAATACCAACGAATAAAGCACCAAAGTTATTGTTGAAAGGTTCGGGAGACTTAAAAGGTTCATCAGTTGGATATAAAGACATTGAATTTACTTTTGTGGAGAAAAAAGGTGAAAATACTTTTTTTACTGATAGTCTACATCTTGAACCGAGTGAGGATAAATAA